From the genome of Candidatus Defluviilinea proxima:
TTAATAATACTCTTCCATCGGCATTGTTGATCAAAGATGTAACTGTCACATGGTATGAATCCAAAGGGCACTCAACAGGCAGTGACAAAACTCTCATCTTGAAAACCGCAAAGATTGGGTCCACAACTTTCTGGACAGGTAGCGATGCAGACGGCACCAACACGATCACACCTGCATCCCCAACCTATATCCCAACCGGTGCATCTACTATGACATTTACTTATCACCAAACTCAGGACCGTTGGGATGATGAATCTATTACCATCAATTTAAGTACGCCAGGTTGTACAACTGTTGTTCTTAGCGCACCAGTCGGTTATCACCAATAAGCGAGAGACTATGAAAAAAATCAACTCTGAACGCGGACAAAGTTTGGTAGAACTTTCTATAAGTCTGGTGTTTATACTCTACCTGTTATCGGGAATGGTTGAATTTGGCATTGCCCTATTTCAATTTGTTCAACTGCGGGATGCGGCACAAGAAGGTGCTTTGTATGGTTCCATAAACCCAAGCAAAACAAACGAGATTATTGCACGCGTGAGAAATGCATCTTCGGCACCACTCAATCTTAATGACACAAGCCTTGTCACTGTGACTGTGACTTCAACATATAGCGGTGGTACATGTGCCGCCAATGGAACAGATTCAGTAACAGTTAAAGTCTCGTACAATCATGTAGTGTTTCTGCCGTTTTTCAGAAACATTAGCGGTAGAACGTCAATTCCACTTGAAGCCACAGTGGTGGATACAATTCTAGTCTGTTAGAACATAGGCACACAAAAGTATAAGAACGCCTCAGGCGGGGCTTTTATACCTGATCTTGATTAATTAGGTATAATCCCGCCTGAGTTTTTTATTTAACAAGGAGGTGAAACGGCACATTGACTTCGGGAAAGACAGCGCATGATCCCGCTTTTGCGGGATGACGAGGATAAGGGTTCTCCATCGCGAGATGGAGTTAATTATTTTGTTGGATTCGAAACTAGGCGGGGAGACCCCGCCCCTACCAACAAGAATAAGAAAATCGACAGATCAGCGGAAGCCCTTCGGGTGAACCATCACCCGTTCATTCTTTCCCTCCGAAAATAGAACCCGGCTACAACGCTGTGCGA
Proteins encoded in this window:
- a CDS encoding pilus assembly protein, with amino-acid sequence MKKINSERGQSLVELSISLVFILYLLSGMVEFGIALFQFVQLRDAAQEGALYGSINPSKTNEIIARVRNASSAPLNLNDTSLVTVTVTSTYSGGTCAANGTDSVTVKVSYNHVVFLPFFRNISGRTSIPLEATVVDTILVC